The DNA segment TCGACGGAGAACAAGGCACATGAGCCAACATCCGAAAAGCCACCGCTTGCTGTTTTCTTTCGCGTTCCTGATGGGATTCACGTTCCTTCAGTCGTCATCCGAATGCCGCGCTGAAAAACAAACGGTCACCGAACGACCTAATGTTCTGTTCATCGCGGTCGATGACCTAAACGACTGGGTCGGTTGCCTTAACGGACATCCTCAAGCTCAAACGCCCAACATTGACCGATTGGCGAAACGCGGAATTCTGTTTTCCAATGCGCACTGCGCTTCCCCTGCCTGCAACCCTTCACGGGCCGCCATTTTCAGCGGGAAGATGCCCTGGAAAACGGGAGTGTGGTCCAATCTCAGTCCCAAACTGCATGCCTTGCAACCAGACATGCAACTGATCCCGCATGCCTTTAAAGCGGGCGGATATGAAACGCTGGGGACTGGAAAGATGATGCATTCCGGCCCCGTAGCCAATCGCAGAATGTTTGACAGCCACTTCGATGTTGAACAACGATGGAGCCCATTTACTCGAAAAGCGGTTGCCTACTCAAAAGCAGAATTACCATCCAAAAGGTCAGACAACCCGCAACACGTTGTCAAACAAAACCTAACCGCGGATCCGGTTATCCTTCCACTAAACAACATGCCGTCGGACCGTCGACCGGATACCAAAGACGGAGAATCCTTTGACTGGGGCCCCCTAGACGTTCCTGATTCGGCCATGGGAGACACTCAAATCACCGATTGGGCAATCCAGCAATTACAAGCACCCCATGACCAACCCTTCTTCCTAGGCGTTGGATATTATCGACCTCACATACCACTTTGGGCCCCCAAAGAGTATTTCGAAAGATTCGAAGGAAAGAAAATTCAATTGCCGCCTCATCTGGATACCGACCTTCAAGACCTTAGCGGAGCAGGGAAGGAGTGGGCATTAGAAGCGGACACCGCAGGCCTCCATGCAACCGTGCTGAAGTACGGGCAGTGGGAAGAAGCGGTCAAAGCTTACTTGGCATGTACGACCTACGTCGATGGCCAAATTGGACGTTTGCTGGACGCGTTGGACGACGGCAAATTTGGTGACAACACCATCATTGTGCTGTGGAGCGACCACGGTTGGCACCTGGGTGAAAAACAGCACTGGGGCAAATGGACCGGATGGGAACGATCGACACGCGTCCTGCTGTCGGTTGTGCCTCCCAAGAACAAGAATGGTGAATACAAGCACCTTGGCCAAGTCTGCGCCCAACCCGTTAGCCTGCTTGACCTTTATCCAACTCTTTTAGAAATGTGCCAACTGACAGGGCCAACCGGCATGGACGGCGCAAGCCTTGTCCCGCATTTGCGTTATCCTTCCCCCCCTAGCGAACGGAAGGTTGTTACCTCGTTTGAACCAGGAAACATCTCGCTTCGCTCGACACGCTGGCGTTTCATTCGTTACGCCGACGGAACGGACGAACTATACGATCTGGTCAACGATCCAAACGAGTGGAGCAATCTCTCGAAGGATCCCCAGCACCAAACCGTTCGAAACGCGTTCTTGGAACAGATTCCAAAGGAAGCGTTATAGCTTAGGTGGCGATTACTTTATTGCGATGAACGACGGAATAGACACAGGGCACGAGGAACAAAGTCAGCATCGTCGACACGACCATCCCGCCCAAGACCGCTCTGGCCAACGGAATCATCGCTTCGTTTCCCGGAGCAAGCTGAAACGACAGCGGTAACATCGAAGCGACCAGCGTCAACGAAGTCATCAAAATCGGTCGAAGGCGGACTTGAGCTGCAGAGAAAGCAGCGTCTCGGGGCGAAAGACCTTCCGCACAGCGACGGTTGGCGAATTCGACCAACAGGATCGAATTGTTAACGACCACTCCAATCATCATCAGCGTCCCCATCAACGACTGGATATTCACGTAGGTATCGGTCAGGAACAACACCGTGATCACGCCGCCAATACCAAGCGGCACTGCCAACATAATGATCAAAGGATCGACCAGCGATCGGAACTGCGCCATCAGAACCAAATAGACCAGCAGCGTGGCAACGGCCAAACCGGCGCCCAGCATACTCATCCCTTCGTTCATCTTTTCCACAGGACCACGCAGCGCAACCGAGACTCCATTTTCAAATTCAATTCCAGCAAGAGTCCGTTCGATATCCGCAGCGACGCTCCCTAGGTCACGCCCCACGACATTGACGTGGACATCGTTGACTCGGGAAATGTTGTAATGGGCGATCTCCGCGGGAATGTTCACACGCTTGACGGTTGCAATGTTGGACAGCGGAATTGTCACAGGCCCCTTCGGTGTGTCCAGGGATATGGGCATGTTACGAATGTCATCCAACGATTCAAATTTATTGTCTTCGTATTGGACCCCCATGAAGAAGTCGACTCCGGTTTTGGGATCGATCCAAATCGTCGGCGAATAACCGACACTCGACCCCAGCGCCGTCAGCATTGTCTGAGCGACTTGTTCTTGGTCGACGCCAAGGTACTTGGCTCGCGTCCGGTCGACTTGCACATCAAACTGCGGGTAGTCAAGCGACTGAGCGATCTGCACGTCGGCGGCCCCAGCGATCGGCTTGATTGCCTGGACGATACGTTCGGCCGAATCGCGACACTGCGCGAGCGAGCCGGCTGAGACCTGAACGCTGATCGGCGTCGGGACGCCTTCGTTCAGGGCCATATTAACGATCCCTCCCGAAACAAACAGGAACTCTTCTAACGGGTACTCGGCTTTAAATTTTTCTCGCAGCTGATTGATATAGACTTTGCTGGAAGTGTCCCGTTTCTGTTGATTTAGATTGACGATGATGTAAGCCGTATCGGGCCCAGAATTGGAACTCAACACGGTAGAGAACCCCGCCCCTTTTCCGACAGGCAAACCGATATTGGCGATCAACGTTTTGATGCGATCCTCCGGAATGACTTCCTTAATCGAATCTTCGATCCGAGCCACCAATTTCTCGGTATCCTGAAGCTTCGTCCCCGGCAGCGTTTTCAGTCGAATTTCAAAACTACCTGCGTCGACTTCAGGAAACAGTTCCGTGCCGAGGCTAGGCCACAGCAGGAAACTGGCACCCACGCAGGCGATGATCACCACCGACGTCAATGCAGGGATCTTCATAGCCCCTGCCAGCAGGCGCCCGTAAATCCCGCGGGGCTTTGAATCGTCGCCCGCCAAGTCCTCCGTCCTATCTCCTTTTCGTTGAACCTTTTCACGCACAAACGTTGCACAGAAGGCAGGGACAACCGTTAGCGCAAGAAGATAGGAAGATCCGATTGTCAATGTTGCTGCCAACGCAAGCGGAGCAAAAAGATACTTGATCATCCCCGTCAAAAAGACAGCGGGCAGGAAGACGGCAAGAGTCGTAATCGTCCCAGCGAGGATGGCCCCCGAAACTTCACTGGCTCCATCACGGGCTGCCTGCAACGGTGACTTGCCCATTCGTTGATGTCGGATGATGTTCTCCACCACAACAATCCCCGCATCGACCACGGTTCCGATAGCCAGAGCAATCCCACCCAACGTCATCACGTTGATGGTTTGTCCGGTGAACGCAAACCCAAGCGCCCCCATCAGGATCGCAAACAGAATCGTTGCCACAATGATGGCCGTTGGCAGGAACCTTCGCAAGAAAACAAGAACCACTACCCCAACCAATAACGCGCCCAACCCGACCTGCGTTAGCAGGCTAGACATTGCCCCGCGGATGTAACCCGACTGATCCGAAACAAGCGTGACCTCGGTCGCCTCGGGGATATCGCCTCGTTCCTTCATCTTAGGAATTTCGGTGCGAATCCCTTCGTAGATTCGATCGACAACCGCGATCGTGTTCTCTCCTGGTTCGCGAAGCAAAGGACAGTAGACACTTCGATTACCATTCACGCGAACAATGTTGTACTGCAGCGCCGAATCATCCACGACTCGACCGACATCGCGAATGAAAACAGGGTTACCATCGCGAACGACAACCGGGACCGCTTCGATTTCTTCAATCGTGGGGAGCGTGTTTCGAGGGTGGACGAGGTAATCGGTATCGCCGATCACTGCACTCCCGGCCGCAAGAACCAGATTCGATTTACGTAACGCTTCGACAACCTCCGTTGCGCTAACCTGATGAGCCTGCAATTTGACGGGGTCCACATAGACCATCATCTGACGGAATTTGCCACCGAAAGGATGCGGAATCTGAACCCCTTTCAGGCCTCCCATCTTGTTACGGACCGCGTAGTATCCGATGGAGTAGAGTTCCGATTCGCTTAGCCCCTCACCCGAAATGGCCGCCAGCACAACCGGCAGATTGGCGGGTTCGCTACGCAGCGTGAACGGCCATTCAATCCCCGGCGGCAAATGGAACATGTCACTCGCTTCCAAGTTCACAATGTCGTTCATCGCGGAACTTGGATCCGCTCCGGGTTGGAAGAAGACCTTGATCACTGCGGCCCCCGGCACGGTCCGCGATTCCTGATGTTCGATCTTCCCCGCCAGAGTCAACGCTCGTTCCACTCGGGAAGTAACGGACTTTTCCATATCCATGGTGGGTAACCCCGGATAGGAAAAAAAGCTTACGATCACCGGCTTTTTGAAATCTGGCAAGATATCAATGGTGATCCCGGGAATCACCGAAGCGCCCAAGACACACAGCGCGATGACAGCCGCGAGAACAGCAAAACGGTTATTCAGAGAGAATCGTATGAGGCTCATTATTTCAAGCAGCAGGGGTGACTGGCGGCAGGCGAAAAGAGACGCGACGCAAGGGGATAGAGATCAGGTTGAATTCTCGGGTATCAAATGGCCCGTGCGATTCCGTCTTTACAACGGGTCGACCCGTTGGCCATCAGTGAACCGTTTCAGATGTCCGTCGATCACCCGCTGGCCAGCAACCATGCCGGTTAGGATTTCTATTTCATTGCCGGTATCCAAACCGGTTGTGACAGTCGTCACCTGGACCGTATTGTCTTCGCTGACCAGATAAACGTATGCCTGCCCTGATTCATCGAACCGCACGGCACGCGAAGGGAGCATGTTGACCGCGACCTTGGTTTCTAAATCGATCGAAGCTTCACCGAACATGCCTGGCAGCCATTTCCTATCAGTGTTTTCCACTTCCGCTTCGACGATCATCGTTCGAGTCTTTGGATCCAGACTTTCAGCAATCCGGGAAACGGACGCTGCCAAAGCCGGTTCCGACGCGAAGGAAGGGAAACGGATGTTTACCGAATCTCCTCTTTGAACAAATGGGGCATCCATTTCCGGAACGGGGATATGGATGCGAACCTTGTCGATTTGGCTAAGCACAAACAGAGAGTCCGAGCCAGCGTTCAGCTGTCCGTCGACTAGGTCTCCAAGATTGACGTTTCTTTCCGTGATCACGCCGTCAAACGGAGCCTTCAGTGTTGCGTATTCAATCAGGACAAGCAGTTCGTCCAGTTCACCTCTACCGACTTTGGTCTCTGCCTGGGCTGAGCGCAACTTAGCGGCAGCGGCCGCCTTGGATGCCACAGCAACCGCCACCTCAGCCTCTGCCGATACCACGGCTGACTTGATTGCCCCCAACCCTGCGGTCGCGGAATCACGCTTTTTGCGGACCTCATCGAGGATTCGGTTTTGCAAAGAACCACGTTGGACCAAATCATTCGTCCGATCAAATTCCGCTTCGGCCGCCGCTAACGAGGCTTGAACGCTTCCAAGTTCCGATTTCGCTTGTTCCAGCTGAGCCTTCGCAGACTGTACGGATGCTTCCGCCAGGTCGACTCCAGAAGCGGCTCCCTCTTCTTTTGCGACAAGCAATTCAATCCGTGCGTCCAGGGTCCGCTGCTTTTTCCGTAGCTCGGGAATATCGAGCACGGCCAATGGATCTCCTTTCTGGACAAAATCTCCCATGTCGACGTTCAGTTCCGCCACGAAACCGGAAACTTTGCAGCGAATCTCCGTTTCGTAATAGGCGAGGACGGTGGCCGGTTGGAACGTCTTCTTATCAACATCGGTCGTGATCGCGGAAACCGTCTTCACGCGGACATCCGCCGATTTCTCGGGAGAAAGGGAAACCGCCTGCTCGGAATGGCAGCCAGCGACCGCCAAAACGAATCCCAATAAGCCAATAGCTGACAGTTTTCGGTCAAAAAGAAGAGGCATGCGTGTTCCTGCTCTCACAGATTTTCGGGTCCAGCCCGCAGAATCGCTACTTTCGCAATAGCTGACCAAGTTTCGCTGAGCTGAACCTGTAGCATAGTTCCCCCAAGAGACATGTTCGATGCCGGAAAAACGGGAACCACCCAATTACCTGGTCACAGGCATGATCATCGGACCGTTCGGAATCCGAAGAATAAAGCGCAGCACCGGAGTGTTAGGGAGAATGCGTGCGACGGGAATCTCGAAAGTCGATCACCGAGGACGGCAAGATGCCAAAGAACTACAAACGATTGCTACTCACAAGCCTGATCCTATCGGCGGGGTGTGTCAGCAATGGCCGGCCGGAAATCCCTCTCATCAATACTCGGTCTTCCGAAAAGGTCGATTCGGCATCGGCCCCGCTGCAAAGCCCCCCGATGGAGGAAACGAATACGTCGGCTCCCGGTGTGAAACAGGTGGGTCATCTGGACAGCCCCACGCTAGGCCTGCTTGCAGAAAACCCACAGACAGCAGAGATCCAGCAGGCGGTTCCGATCGCGATTCCCACGCAAATCACCGGCAACGACATCGCTGGGACCGACGGAAATTTAGTCGATCACGCTCAACAGACCGTCGTGCAATTGAATCTGCCGTCGGTCCTCGCCGCCATCGATGGACAACATCCGGTGGTTGGATTTGCCAGGTGGCAAGTTCAGCAAGCCTATGCCGAACTCGCCCAGGCGAAATCGCTCTGGCTACCTTCGATCCAAGCAGGATTTAGTTTTCAACGCCATGACGGGAACTACCAAGCGAGCGATGGATCGATCGTCGACGTCAACCGAAACTCCTTTCAGTACGGTCTTGGAGCGGGCGCCGTCGGCGCCGGCACGACTCCGCGTCCTGGACTGATTGCCCAGTTCCATCTGGCCGATGCCATCTTCCAACCGGAAATCGCCCAAAAGACCGCTTGGGCTCGTGGACACGCCGCCGGAGCCACTCTGAACGAGCAATTGCTGACGGCAGGCAGTGCCTATATGGAACTGCTGGACGCTCACCAGGACGAACGAATCATCCACGAATCGGTAGCCCGTCTGGGAAGCCTTGCAGATCTGACCGTCAATTTTGCCGAAGCTGGCCAAGGGCTAGAAGCAGACGCCGATCGGCTGCGTACCGAACTGGCATTGGCACAAAACCGCCACGTTGCCGCCCAAGAGCGGACGGCGGTCGCATCGGCTCGACTGGCTCAAGCGATCAGTATCGAAGCCTCCAGTCAAATCGTACCAATGGATACCAATGTCGTTCCCTTGGAAATGGTCGCCGACCAAACCGGAAAGTCTTCATTGATTCAAATCGGATTGGCGAACCGTCCGGAACTGAAAGAGTCACAGGCATTGGTCGCAGCCGCCTGCGAAGCATACCAACGTGAAAAGTTCGCTCCCTTTGTGCCCAGCGTATTATTGGGGTTCAGCACAGGAGGTTTCGGCGGCGGTCTAGGCGACGACCTGAATGACGTCGCTGGCCGATACGATTTCGACGCGATGATGACTTGGCAAGTCCGCAACATGGGCTTCGGCGAACGAGCCGCACGGAAACAACGATCGGCTCAAGTTCAGCAAGCCAATTTCGAAAAACTGCGAGTGATGGATCAGGTAGCGGCCGACGTTTCCGAATCCCTTGCCCAGGTCCAGTTCCGCCGGCGGCAGATAGAAATCACCCAAGGAGCGATTGTTAACGCACGGCAATCGTACGAAAGAAATCTAGAACGCATTCGCGACGGACAAGGGCTGCCTTTGGAGGTTCTGCAATCTGTACAGGCTTATGAGTCCGCACAAAGAGCGTACTCCGAGGCGGTGGTTCGCCATAACCAATCACAACTCCGCTTGCAGTGGGCCCTCGGTTGGCCAGTCACTGCAGCGGTCAATCAATAATTCAAGGTCTTGTACGGGCGACAATCGCCAATGGACCTTATTTCTTGGAATCAGCCGCAGGAGCTTTTCCAAGCGGCCACAGTTCGAATTTTCGCACGAACATTTCGGCTTGCTCGGTTTGCAGAATCAACTTGCCAGCCGAAGGATCCGCATGGATCGCTTGATTGACAACGACTCCGTTTACCAAATAGGTCAGGGTGTCTCCGTCGGCGATGACCTCTAGACGAGTCCACTCGTTCACGGGGCTTTCAACATCGTCTTTTCCGCGGAAACCGACCTTATCGGCCCAATCGACGTCACGACCAAACCAGTTGATCCGGCCGCCGTTTAACGTGATCGGTTCGCCACCTTTCTTCCACACTTTTTCACCATCGCGATCCTTGGTGATCTCGGCGGTTAAGGTCGTTTTCAAAACCTGACCGGTGATGGGATCGGTGCCCGAGAGGACAAGAATGTCACCCACACCACCTTCGATAATCTGAGCTTCGATCGACGCCATCCAGGTGTTGTTGTATCCACCGTCTGGTCCCCAGGCGTGGACCAACAGTCCCGAATCACGAGCCCGATCAATTCGGTCGCCCCAGGTTTTTTCACCCAACATGAACTCTAGAACCAGATGGTAGTCACGGTATTTCTGATTCGTAATCAATCCACCATACCCATCACCACTGATGTGAATCTGGCCATCCTTAACGGTAAAGACCTTCTTGGGATCGGAGTAACGCGAACCACGAATCCAGGTGTAAAAGCCTTCTAGGTTCTCGCCGTTAAACAGCTCAATACGCTCCGTTGGCGAAATCGCTGCTTCGCCGGAAGGTGGAAGAGCAGGTTCACCTGGCAACGTTCGAATCGAAAGGTTCCGGAAT comes from the Roseimaritima multifibrata genome and includes:
- a CDS encoding sulfatase, whose amino-acid sequence is MSQHPKSHRLLFSFAFLMGFTFLQSSSECRAEKQTVTERPNVLFIAVDDLNDWVGCLNGHPQAQTPNIDRLAKRGILFSNAHCASPACNPSRAAIFSGKMPWKTGVWSNLSPKLHALQPDMQLIPHAFKAGGYETLGTGKMMHSGPVANRRMFDSHFDVEQRWSPFTRKAVAYSKAELPSKRSDNPQHVVKQNLTADPVILPLNNMPSDRRPDTKDGESFDWGPLDVPDSAMGDTQITDWAIQQLQAPHDQPFFLGVGYYRPHIPLWAPKEYFERFEGKKIQLPPHLDTDLQDLSGAGKEWALEADTAGLHATVLKYGQWEEAVKAYLACTTYVDGQIGRLLDALDDGKFGDNTIIVLWSDHGWHLGEKQHWGKWTGWERSTRVLLSVVPPKNKNGEYKHLGQVCAQPVSLLDLYPTLLEMCQLTGPTGMDGASLVPHLRYPSPPSERKVVTSFEPGNISLRSTRWRFIRYADGTDELYDLVNDPNEWSNLSKDPQHQTVRNAFLEQIPKEAL
- a CDS encoding efflux RND transporter permease subunit, which codes for MSLIRFSLNNRFAVLAAVIALCVLGASVIPGITIDILPDFKKPVIVSFFSYPGLPTMDMEKSVTSRVERALTLAGKIEHQESRTVPGAAVIKVFFQPGADPSSAMNDIVNLEASDMFHLPPGIEWPFTLRSEPANLPVVLAAISGEGLSESELYSIGYYAVRNKMGGLKGVQIPHPFGGKFRQMMVYVDPVKLQAHQVSATEVVEALRKSNLVLAAGSAVIGDTDYLVHPRNTLPTIEEIEAVPVVVRDGNPVFIRDVGRVVDDSALQYNIVRVNGNRSVYCPLLREPGENTIAVVDRIYEGIRTEIPKMKERGDIPEATEVTLVSDQSGYIRGAMSSLLTQVGLGALLVGVVVLVFLRRFLPTAIIVATILFAILMGALGFAFTGQTINVMTLGGIALAIGTVVDAGIVVVENIIRHQRMGKSPLQAARDGASEVSGAILAGTITTLAVFLPAVFLTGMIKYLFAPLALAATLTIGSSYLLALTVVPAFCATFVREKVQRKGDRTEDLAGDDSKPRGIYGRLLAGAMKIPALTSVVIIACVGASFLLWPSLGTELFPEVDAGSFEIRLKTLPGTKLQDTEKLVARIEDSIKEVIPEDRIKTLIANIGLPVGKGAGFSTVLSSNSGPDTAYIIVNLNQQKRDTSSKVYINQLREKFKAEYPLEEFLFVSGGIVNMALNEGVPTPISVQVSAGSLAQCRDSAERIVQAIKPIAGAADVQIAQSLDYPQFDVQVDRTRAKYLGVDQEQVAQTMLTALGSSVGYSPTIWIDPKTGVDFFMGVQYEDNKFESLDDIRNMPISLDTPKGPVTIPLSNIATVKRVNIPAEIAHYNISRVNDVHVNVVGRDLGSVAADIERTLAGIEFENGVSVALRGPVEKMNEGMSMLGAGLAVATLLVYLVLMAQFRSLVDPLIIMLAVPLGIGGVITVLFLTDTYVNIQSLMGTLMMIGVVVNNSILLVEFANRRCAEGLSPRDAAFSAAQVRLRPILMTSLTLVASMLPLSFQLAPGNEAMIPLARAVLGGMVVSTMLTLFLVPCVYSVVHRNKVIAT
- a CDS encoding efflux RND transporter periplasmic adaptor subunit, producing MPLLFDRKLSAIGLLGFVLAVAGCHSEQAVSLSPEKSADVRVKTVSAITTDVDKKTFQPATVLAYYETEIRCKVSGFVAELNVDMGDFVQKGDPLAVLDIPELRKKQRTLDARIELLVAKEEGAASGVDLAEASVQSAKAQLEQAKSELGSVQASLAAAEAEFDRTNDLVQRGSLQNRILDEVRKKRDSATAGLGAIKSAVVSAEAEVAVAVASKAAAAAKLRSAQAETKVGRGELDELLVLIEYATLKAPFDGVITERNVNLGDLVDGQLNAGSDSLFVLSQIDKVRIHIPVPEMDAPFVQRGDSVNIRFPSFASEPALAASVSRIAESLDPKTRTMIVEAEVENTDRKWLPGMFGEASIDLETKVAVNMLPSRAVRFDESGQAYVYLVSEDNTVQVTTVTTGLDTGNEIEILTGMVAGQRVIDGHLKRFTDGQRVDPL
- a CDS encoding TolC family protein — protein: MPKNYKRLLLTSLILSAGCVSNGRPEIPLINTRSSEKVDSASAPLQSPPMEETNTSAPGVKQVGHLDSPTLGLLAENPQTAEIQQAVPIAIPTQITGNDIAGTDGNLVDHAQQTVVQLNLPSVLAAIDGQHPVVGFARWQVQQAYAELAQAKSLWLPSIQAGFSFQRHDGNYQASDGSIVDVNRNSFQYGLGAGAVGAGTTPRPGLIAQFHLADAIFQPEIAQKTAWARGHAAGATLNEQLLTAGSAYMELLDAHQDERIIHESVARLGSLADLTVNFAEAGQGLEADADRLRTELALAQNRHVAAQERTAVASARLAQAISIEASSQIVPMDTNVVPLEMVADQTGKSSLIQIGLANRPELKESQALVAAACEAYQREKFAPFVPSVLLGFSTGGFGGGLGDDLNDVAGRYDFDAMMTWQVRNMGFGERAARKQRSAQVQQANFEKLRVMDQVAADVSESLAQVQFRRRQIEITQGAIVNARQSYERNLERIRDGQGLPLEVLQSVQAYESAQRAYSEAVVRHNQSQLRLQWALGWPVTAAVNQ